The DNA sequence TGTCGGTCAAGGGCCCCAAGGGCACGCTGGCCCTGGAGGTCGCGGAGCCGATCACGGTGTCGCGCAACGACGACGGCGCCATCGTGGTGAGCCGGCCCGATGACGAGCGTCGTAGCCGCTCGCTGCACGGCCTGTCCCGCACGCTGGTCGCCAACCTGGTCACCGGTGTGACCGAGGGTTACGTCACGAAGATGGAGATCTTCGGCGTCGGCTACCGCGTCCAGCTCAAGGGCAGCAACCTGGAGTTCGCGCTCGGATACAGCCACCCGGTGGTCATCGAGGCTCCTGAGGGCATCACCTTCGCGGTGGAGACCCCCACGAAGTTCTCGGTCGCGGGTATCGACAAGCAGAAGGTCGGCCAGATCTCGGCCAACATCCGTCGCCTGCGTCGCCCGGACCCGTACAAGGGTAAGGGTGTGCGCTACGAGGGTGAGCAGATCCGCCGCAAGGTCGGAAAGACAGGTAAGTAGCAATGGCTCAAGCACAGACCGCCCCCGATCGCACCCCGGTCGGCACCAGCGTCTCGGCCGCCCGTCGCGCCTCGCGGCTGCGCAGGCACAACCGGCTGCGTAAGAAGGTCGTCGGCACCGCCGAGCGTCCGCGCCTCGTGGTCAACCGCTCCTCGCGGCACATCCACGTCCAGCTGGTCGACGACGCCACCGGCACCACCTTGGCCGCCGCGTCGTCCATCGAGGCCGACGTCCGCGCGCTCGAAGGCGACAAGAAGGCCCACAGCGTGCGGGTCGGACAGCTGATCGCCGAGCGCGCCAAGGCCGCCGGCATCGAGGCCGTCGTGTTCGACCGCGGTGGCAACACCTACAGCGGCCGGATCGCGGCGCTGGCCGACGCCGCTCGCGAGAACGGACTGAAATTCTGATGACTGCAGACAACGGAAGGACCGCATAATGGCGGACCAGGCTTCAGACGCCCCGGTGACCAACACCGGTGGCCCGAGCGCCGGCACCCGCACCGACGAGCAGCGCGGTGGGCGCGACGATCGCGGTGGCCGTGGCCGCCGTGACGACCGCGGTGACCGTGGCGGTCGTGGCGGACGCGACAGCGGCGAGAAGAGCAACTACCTCGAGCGCGTCGTCACGATCAACCGGGTGTCGAAGGTCGTCAAGGGTGGTCGCCGGTTCAGCTTCACCGCTCTGGTGATCGTCGGCGACGGCAACGGCCTGGTCGGTGTCGGCTACGGCAAGGCCAAGGAAGTTCCGGCCGCGATCGCCAAGGGTGTCGAAGAGGCTCGCAAGAACTTCTTCCGCGTCCCGCTGATCGGCGGCACCGTCACCCATCCGGTTCAGGGCGAGGCCGCTGCCGGTGTCGTGATGCTGCGTCCGGCCAGCCCGGGTACCGGTGTCATCGCCGGTGGTGCCTGCCGCGCAGTGCTGGAATGCGCCGGCGTCCACGACGTGCTGGCCAAGTCGCTGGGCAGTGACAACGCGATCAACGTGGTGCACGCCACCGTTGCCGCGCTCAAGCTGCTGCAGCGTCCCGAAGAGGTGGCCGCTCGTCGCGGGCTGCCCATCGAAGACGTCGCGCCGGCCGGCATGCTGCGCGCGCGTCGGGAAAGCGAAGCGCTGGCCGCTGCGGCAGCGCGTGAGGGAAGCGCATAACCATGGCAGAAGTGAAGATCACCCAGGTGCGCGGCACCGTCGGTGCACGCTGGAAGCAGCGTGAAAGCCTGCGGACGTTGGGCCTGAAGAAGATTCGGCAGTCGGTGGTCCGGGAAGACAACCCGCAGACCCGCGGACTGATCCGGGCCGTCCACCACCTCGTCGAGGTTGAGGAAGTCAAATGAGTGTCATCAAGCTGCACGACTTGAAGCCGGCTCCCGGCTCCAAGACGCCGAAGACCCGCGTCGGTCGCGGCGAAGGCTCCAAGGGTAAGACCGCCGGTCGCGGCACCAAGGGCACCAAGGCGCGTAAGAACGTGCCGGTGACCTTCGAGGGTGGGCAGATGCCGATCCACATGCGGCTGCCCAAGCTCAAGGGCTTCCGCAACCGGTTCCGCACCGAGTACGCCGTGGTGAACGTCGGTGACATCAACCGGGTGTTCCCCGAGGGTGGCACCGTCGGTGTCGACGAGCTGGTGGCCAAGGGCCTGGTTCGCAAGAACGTGCTGGTCAAGGTCCTCGGCGACGGCAAGCTGACCGCCAAGATCGACGTGACCGCGCACAAGTTCAGCGGCAGCGCCCGTGAGGCCATCACCGCCGCCGGTGGTACGGCCACCGAGCTGTAATACCTCGCAAGGAAGAAGCCCCCGCCGAGTGCGGGGGCTTCTTCGTGTGCCGGGCCCTAGGTGGCCGCCGCTTCGGCGGTGATCAGCGAGTAGTTGCTGTACTGCCAGGCCTTCATGAATTCGTCGAGGGGTATCGGGAATCCTTGGCCGTTCTGCAGTGCGCTGTCGTTGATGTAGACGGCCTTCTTGGTCATGTCGACGCTGATCACCACGACGGAGTGGTCACTGGCCACGCCGTTGGGTCCCGGCTCAGTCCTGGTCTCGTCGAAGTACTTGCGGGTGTAGGCGTTCCAGATGACGTTGCTCGCCAGGGCGACGATGACACCTTGATTCTGGTTCAGCGCCGAGGTCATGGTGTCCATCGCCACGTCGCCCTGGCTCTTGAGGTAGGTCGTCCAGTCGGCGTTGATGCCGTTCATGTTCAGCAGTTTGACGGCGTCGGCGCTGTTGGTACCCCAGTGCAACCCGTTCTTCCCGGTGCCGTTGGGCTCGAAGATACTCTCGCCGGGATAGACGCCGCTCGGGGTGGACGTCGCCTGGTCGAGAATCTGTTGCCCGAGATCGGCGGGCATCGCGCCGCCCCTGAGCTGGCCGATGATCGCGGCCGTCGCCATGATCAGGCAGGTCGGATAATTGCCTTGATAGACGAAGTACGGGTAGTTCTTGGTGTAGTTGCCGTACTCAACGCTTTCCGGCGATGGCGGAGCGATGTTGGGATCGTTGATCCCGAAGGTGTAGCTGAGGTCTTCGGCGAGCTGGCCGACGTTGGCTTGCAGCCCCTCGATCTGATGCACGACCAGCACGGCGACGTTCTTCAATCCCGCTTGCAGGGCCTGGCCGATCTCGTTGGGCGCCGGCAGCGACCACACCAGCTTCGTCGCCGGTGGGGGCAGCGGAACCGACGACGACGCGGCCTGCTGGGCGGTCACGAGCTGGTAGCGCTGGCTACTCCACTGCTGGGTGAAGTCGTCGAGACTCATCTCCAGGCCTTGACCGTCGGCCTGTGTTGGGTCGTTGATCGTCACGACGTTTCGCGTGGTGTCCAGACCAAGCACCACGACTGTCTTGGTGCCCGGGCCGGTCTGTCCGTCGACGGGGCCCTTGATCGCCGCGATCATCACCTTGGTCGGATCCTCGAGTCCGGCCGCGAGGTCATTGATCGCTTTGGTCTGCTGATCGTCGTAGTAGGAGCGCGTGATGATGCGAACGTTCTTGTCCTGCAACAGCTCGTAGCTGTCGGTCCACTTGACGAACCAGTTCGTGCCGACACCGCGGTAGATCTTGTAGCCGGGGTACACCAGGCTTTCGGTGTCGAGGGCCGCGGTGGTGAAGCCGGGAAGATCGGGCGCCGTGCCGGTGAGCTGCCCGTAGGCCATCGCGACGGTGGCCAGCGGAGCTGACACGTAGTCGGCCATGGGCACGTAGTACTGCTTGTTCTGGGTGGGGTTGCCGTAGATCCCGGGGTTCGTGATCGTCTCTCGGGAGATCCCGAACACGGCGGCCAGGTCCTCGCCGAGTACGGCCAGATTGGCTTGCGCGCCCGAAATCTGGTTCGCGACCGTCAGGTAGACGTTGTGCCCGAACTCCTCGAGGCCTTGCAGGACGGTGTTGGGCGTCGGTGTCGCCAGTACGACCGATCGGGAGTTCGCCGTTGAGGTGGTCGACGCCGCGGCCAGCGCGGCGGTGCTTGGAGTGCGGCGTGATCCCGCCACTGCGGTGGTCGGCCTCGACGGCGCAGCGATGATGTCGGTCCTCGCAGCCGGCGTCGCCGACGCGGCGCTGCGGGCCGAGGCCACCGGCGTGGTCGTGGCGCTGCGCACGCGGGGGGACTTCGCCGTCGACGGCGAGGCATGTGAGCGGGCAGCGGCGGACGCGGTGTGGCCGGTCGCGGGCCCCGAGTCGGCGCCGGTGTCGGCGGTGGCAACCGCGGCTCCGGCCACCATGGCCGCGCCGACACCGAGCGTCACGGCACCGGCGTTGAGCCACATCCGCGCGCCCGGATTTCTGCGGGGTCCAGAAACGTCCGGCTGATCGACATCTCGCCCCGCAGAAACCATCGCCGTACCCCCCGAATTGACGCGACCGTCGGATCCTGATGCTAACGACGCCACGCGGTGACGGCCAGGGCTGACAGCAAGATTCCTCGCAGACGGTGTCGAACGGACCACGCCCTCGCACCCGAACCAGGACCGAATCAGGACCGGTTCAGCGCCGGTAGTGTCGACTGTATGTTCGCCTTCCTGTCCGGAGTTCCGGGCGCCGACGACGTCCGCGATGCGCTGCGCCGCATCGACACCGCGCGCCATCACGGAGTGCCCGCCGGGGTGATCCTCGAGCTGGACCTGCAGACCGTGCCCGCTGAGACCGCCGGATTCGACCCGGTGGTCTTCATCACCGGCGGCGGCCGCCCGCTGCTGCTTGCCGATGCCGTGGCCGCCATCCACCGCGCCGCCGATGACGATCGGGTCGCGGGCTTGATTGCCCGCGTACAGCTTTCGGCCGCGCCGGCCGGCCCCGTCCAGGAGCTCCGGGAGGCGATCGCCGCGTTCACCGCGCGCAAACCCTCGGTGGCCTGGGCCGAAACCTACCCGGGCACCCTGGCGTATTACCTCGCCTCGGCGTTCACCGAAGTGTGGCTGCAACCGTCGGGAACCGTCGGGCTGGTCGGGTTCGCCACCAACGCCCTGTTCCTGCGTGACGCCCTCGACAAGGCGGGGATCGAAGCCCAGTTCATCACGCGCGGTGAGTACAAGTCGGCGGTCAACGTTTTCACCCAGGACCACTACACCGATGCACACCGGGAAGCCGACTCCCGGCTGATCGAAAGCCTGCACACCCAGGTGTGGCAGGCCATCGCCGATTCCCGCGGCATCGACGTCGCCGCCGTCGACGAACTGGCCAACCGCGCCCCGTTGTTGCGTGACGACGCCGTCACCGGACACCTGGTGGATCGGATCGGATTCCGGGACGAGGCCTACAGCCGGATCGCCGAACTGGCCGGTGTGGAGGGCATCTCCCCGGAAACCGGCGACGGCGACTCCGAGGACGGGCCGCCCCGGTTGTTCCTGTCCCGCTATGCCCAGGCCGGCCGCGGTGGGCCGGCCATGCCGTCGCTGCCCGGCCGCAAGAAGCCGAAGATCGCCGTGGTCACCGTGGCCGGTGCGATCGTCAACGGGCGCGGCGGCCCGAACCTCGCGCCGCTGGGCAGGCCCAGCGCGGGTGCCGACACCATCGCCGCGGCGTTGCGCCGGGCGGGTGCCGACACCGGTATCGCGGCGGTGGTGTTGCGGGTCGACAGCCCGGGCGGGTCGGTGACCGGTTCGGAGACGATCTGGCGCGAGGTGGCCCGTCTGCGCGCGAAGGGCACGCCGGTGGTGGCGTCCATGGGTGCGGTGGCAGCCTCCGGCGGTTACTACATCTCGATGGACGCCGACACGATCGTCGCCAATCCGGCAACCATCACCGGGTCGATCGGCGTGCTGACCGGCAAGCTGATCGCTCGCGGCCTCAAGGAGCGGCTCGGAGTCAGTTCGGATTCGGTGCGCACCAACGACAATGCCGATGCCTGGTCGCCGAACGCGCCGTTCACCGAGGAACAGCACGCTCTGGTCGAGGCCGAGGCGGACCTGTTCTACGCCGACTTCATCCAGCGGGTGGCCCAGGCGCGCGGCATGTCGGTCGACGCAGTCGATGCGGTGGCACGCGGCCGGGTATGGACCGGTGCCGATGCCCTCGAGCGCGGCCTGGTCGACGAGCTCGGCGGACTGCGCGCTGCGATACGGCGGGCCAAGGTGCATGCCGGCCTGGATCCCGAAGCCGATGTCGAGCTGGTGGCTCTTCCGGGCTCGTCGCTACGAGATCTATTGCGGCCCAAGGCATCATCTCAGCCCGCCGCCGCGTCGCTGCCCGATGCCGTCGCGGCCCTGCTCGGCCAGACGATCCGTGGTGTCGTCGAACGCGGAGAACGCGCCCTGACCGGTTCGACCGCACTGTGGCTGGGCGACAGCCGGTTCTGAACCGCTAGTGATGGTGGGTGCGAGCCCTACCGGGGAGCATCCCGACTGCCGCTGTCCGACGCAAGGCCAGCTGGAGACATGCTGTGTGTCCGGCGTGGCGCTGGTGCTCGCCGCCACCGGCCGATCATGCTGCACTGCTATGCGACGAGCTCCGGTACGGGTCAGGGTGCGCCGGTGTCGGTGACGACACCAGATGGGCAGTCCCAACCGCACGGTCGGCACGTGGTGGCACGGTCGCTGGGTGCCCTGATGGCAGTGGCTGCCATCGCGGTGACCGGTGTGGGTTGGCTGGGTGTGCACCGGGCACTGGGCGGGATCATCACGTCGGAGGCCTTGCTGGGGGGTACCTCATCCGGCCAGGGTGCCCAGAACATTCTCATCATGGGCCTCGACAGCCGCCTTGACGAACACGGGCAGCCACTACCTCAGGACGTGTACGACGCGCTGCACGCCGGCGACGAGACAGTCGGTGGTTACAACGCCAATGTGCTGATCCTGGTTCACATCCCCGCCGACGGCGCCCCTGTCGCGATCTCGATCCCGCGCGACGACTATGTGGATCTTGCGGACTGCCCGACGGGGGTCTGCCAGGGCAAAATCAAACAGGCTTACGGGCTGGCCTACCAACACGCGCTGGAGGTCATCGGCGCCGACGATGCGCTGAACAACTCCCTTGATCCGCAGGCCAAGGAGCAGCGTGGGCGCGAAGCGGGCCGCAAGGCCGAGATCGCGACAGTCCAGCAGTTGTTGAACGTCCCCATCGACCACTTCGTGGAGGTGACGTTGGGGGCGTTCTTCGAGATCGCCAAGGCGGTCGCGCCGATTACGGTGTGCCTCAACGAGGACACTGCCGACGATTTCTCCGGAGCCGACTTTCACCAAGGGCTGCAGCAGATCGATGCCGCGCAGGCGATGGCGTTCGTCCGTCAGCGCCGCGACGTCAGTAACGCCGACTTCACCGATATGGACCGCACCCGCCGCCAGCAGGCGTTCCTGGTGTCACTGGTCAGCGCGCTGCGCCACAGCGGAGATCTCGACAACCCGCTGGCCATGAACAAACTGCTCGACGTCACCAAACAGAACGTCGCGGTCGACGCCGGCCTGGATCTGGGCGCATTCGCCCAGCGGGCCTCGACGATGGTGTCCCACGCGCCCGCGCTGTACACGCTGCCGATCACCGGGTTCGGTCAGGACCCGGCCGGAGAGGACGTCAATCTGATCGACGTGGCGGCGGTGCGCTCGATCGTGCAGAACCTGTTGTCCGGCGACCCGGCACCCTCGACCCCGTCCGGGGCGCCGGCGCCGGCCGCCGACCCGATGTACGGCACCGGCGCCGTCCTGGACGTGGTGAACGCCACCGATCACGACGGGCTGGCCGCTCAACTCGAAAAGACCTTCAGCGCCAACGGTTTCCAGCAGGGCAGAACCAGCACGGCGGCAGATACCTCGGCCACCAGCGAAGTGGAGTACGGGCCCGGTGCCGACAGTGCCGGTAAGGCGCTCGCGGCACAGCTCAATCTGTCCGCCACTGGCAATGACGCACTTTCGGCCAGCCAGGTGAAGCTCACCGTGGGCGGTGACTTCCCGGCGGGGGAGTACCTCGGTGACAGTGCCCGCGCCGACTCGGCCGCGCCGAGCACCAGCACGGTCGCCACCGTCTCCGCCACGGCGACCGGAACCGCCTCACCGGCCCCCACCGACCTCAGTCACATGGCCGGGGAGTCCGTGCCCTGCGTCAAGTAGCGGTATCAGCGCAGGGTGGCGCTGACGTAGACGATCTCGCCCAGCGGATCGTAACCGTCCCGGTTCGGCGGCTGTAAGCCGTTGTGCCGGAACAATTCATCGCCCGCAACGCCCTTCACATCCCAGTCGTTGCCGCGCAGATACTCCATGACATGGCTACGGGGGCCGGGGTAGATCAGCGACGGCATATCGAGCGAGAAGCCGTGTTGGCGCATGTTCGACGCCATCTCGCGAGCCTTCTCGACATCGAAATCCATGATCCCCGGCACGTATTCGGTGGCCAGTGTGCTGCCCGGTGCGCTCAGGGTGGTGATGGTGTCGAACAGCGTGTCCTGGGCGGCCGGGGGCAGATAGATGAGCAATCCCTCGGCCAGCCATGCGGTGGGCGCCGCGGCATCGAAGCCGGCGGCGCGCAACGCGGCCGGCCAGTCTTCCCGCAGGTCGATGCCCACGGTGCGCAGCTCGGCGATCGGCTGGGCCTGCAGCTCGGCGAAGACCCCGGCTTTGAAGTCGATGACCTGCGGTTGGTCGATCTCGTACACCACGGAGCCGGCGGGCCACGGCAGCCGGTAGGCGCGGGAGTCCAGGCCGGCGGCCAGGATGACCACCTGCCGGATCCCGGCGCCTGCCGAAGCCACGAAGTACTCGTCGAAGAACTTGGTGCGCATGGCCATTCCACCGATCATGGCCTGCACGCGGTCGGCGCCCTCATCGCCGAACGGTGAGGTGTCGAGTTCGCCGTCGATCATCTTGACGAAGAAGTCGATCCCGACCGCGCGCACCAGCGGCTCGGCGAACGGGTCGTCGATCAGATGGCGCGGATCCCTGGTCGCCATGGCCCGCCCGGCCGCCACCATCGTCGCGGTGGCCCCGACGCTGGAGGTCAGGTCCCAGGTGTCGTCATCGGTACGTGTCACCATTGTCTACTTTGTCTACTTTCGAATCGCCGTGACGGACAACGAATTGCTCAGCGAGACACTGAGATCCCCGGTCGGGAACTCCCGGCCGTGGAGGGCGAACATCTCCGGGCGGCTGCGGGCGCTGACGTTCCAGCTCCGCGCCTGAAGATAATCGACCACGGCATTGCGCTCACCGGTGTAGAACAGGTCGGCCATGTTGAGATCCAGCCCGAGGTCGCGCCAGCGGCTGCTGATCGCCTTGGAACGATCGGCCAGCCCGGCGCCGCCGTCCGGGTGATACTCGGTGGCCAGCCGGCTGCCGGGCGGGGACAGTTCGGTGATGTTGTCGAACAACCGATCCTGGGCTTCCGGCGGCAGGTAGGCGAGCAGCCCCTCGGCGCTCCAGGCGGTCGGCACGGTGGCGTCGAACCCGTGGGCCCGCAAGGCTGCCGGCCAGTCCTCCCGCAGATCGACAGCCACTGTGCGCAGTTCGGCGGTGGGGGAGGCGCCGAGGGCGGCCAGCGTTTCGGTCTTGAATTCGATGACCTTGGCCTGGTCGATCTCATAGACCACCGTGCCCGCCGGCCAATCCAGCCGATAGGAGCGGGAGTCCAAGCCGGAGGCCAGGATCACGACCTGTCGCACGCCGGCGGCGGTCGCCTCGAGGAAGAAGTCGTCGAAGAACCGGGTCCGCACGGCCATCACGTCGGTCATCACCCGCGCGGTGCCCGCGCCGTCGACGGCGGCCATGTCGAGATCGCCGTCGACCATCCTGGTGAACAGGTCGATGCCGACGGCGCGGACCAGTGGCGCGGCGAACGGGTCGTCGATGAGCGCGTTGTCCTCGCCGCTGGCCACGGCCCGAGCTGCCGCGACCATGGTGGCCGTGGTGCCGACGCTGGTGGCCAGGTCCCACGAGTCGCCGTCGCGGCGGCTCATCGGTCGCCGCCCAGGGTGGCGCTGATGTAGTACAGCTGGCTCATCGGATCGTCGTCGTTCAGGGCGGTCCGGCCGGCGGCCGTCAGTAGTTCGTTGACCGTGGAAATGGCGGTCTGCCATCCGCGCCTGTCGAGGTAGTCGCCCGGCTCGTTGCGCTCACCGAGGTAGACGAGGTCGCCGAAGTCGAGATCCAATCCCTGCTCGCGCCAGGCAGCGGCGTGGGTCTGCATCTCCTCGCGGGTCCGTTGTTCGTCGTCGGCGGGGATCGGCGGGGCGCAATCGATGGCCACCCGGCTTCGGGGTGCGGACAGTTCGGTGATGCCGTCGAGCAGCCGGTCCTGGGCTTCCGGGGGCAGATAGGCCAGCAGGCCCTCGGCGCTCCACGCTGTCGGTGCCTGCGGGTCGAAGCCGGCTTCGCGCAGTGCGCCGGCCCAATCGTCGCGCAGATCGATCGGCACCGGGCGGCGATCGCAGCGGGGTGCCGCCCCATGCTCGGCCAGGGTGCCGGTCTTGAAGGCGAGCACATCGGGCTGGTCGATCTCGAACACCACCATGCCGGCCGGCCAGTCCAGCCGGTAGGCGCGGGCGTCGAGGCCCGAGGCCAGGATCACGGCCTGCCGGATCCCCGGCCCAGCGGCGGGGTCTGATGCCGCCGGCCCAGCGGCGGCGGTGAGGAAGAACTCGTCGAAGAACCGGGTCCGGACCGCCATGTTGTCAGTCATCCGGCTCACGCCCACTGCGCTCTGGTCGTCGGCGGCGGGCAGGTCCCCGCCCGCCATTCTGGTGAAGAAGTCGATGCCCACCGCCCGAACCAGTAGTTCGGCGTAGGGATCGTTGATCAGTGGCCGCTCTTCTCGGGACGCTGCGGCGCGGGCCGCGGCCACCAGGGTGGCCGTCACCCCGACGCTGGAGGCCAGGTCCCAGGTGTCGTTCTCGGTGCGTGTCATCGTCTCAACCTCACAGGTCCAACCGCTACTTAGCTAAGGTAATCACCAGCGACTGTACGCCGCGTCGACGTACGGGCGCCGGTGCGCGGGGCCGGGACCGACGCGGGGCCACGGCGCAAGCCCGTGGATTGCCGTCCTGCCTGGGCGGACTGTTACTCTCGTAGACTGTTTGAGCGCGCGGTGTTGCAGGCTTCCCAGCTGGCGGCGATCGCCGCAAGGCAGGATTACCCAACCGCTGGCCAGACCAGCCCCAATGGCACGCCGTGACATGCCGTCCGGCTGCCCAGGAGGAAGAGTGCTCTCGGCTTTCATCTCATCGCTGCGGACAGTCGACCTGAGGCGAAAGATCCTGTTCACCCTGGGCATCGTGATCCTGTACCGGGTCGGTGCCTCCCTGCCGTCCCCGGGCGTCAACTACAAGAACGTCCACCAGTGCATCGAGCAGGTCAGCGGCGGAAGTGGCGCGCAGATCTACTCGCTGATCAACCTGTTCTCCGGTGGTGCGCTGCTGCAGCTCACGGTGTTCGCGGTGGGCGTCATGCCCTACATCACCGCGAGCATCATCGTGCAGCTGCTGACGGTGGTCATCCCGCGCTTCGAGCAGCTGCGAAAAGAAGGCCAGGCCGGCCAGGCCAAGATGACGCAGTACACGCGTTATCTCGCGATCGCGCTGGCCATCCTGCAGGCCACCAGCATCGTGGCGCTGGCCGCCAACGGCGGCCTGCTGCAGGGCTGCACCCTGGACATCATCGCCGATCAGAGCATCTTCGCCCTGATCATCATCGTCCTGGTGATGACTGCGGGCGCCGCCCTGGTGATGTGGATGGGCGAGCTGGTCACCGAGCGGGGCGTCGGCAACGGTATGTCGCTGCTGATCTTCGCCGGTATCGCCGCCCGCATCCCGGCCGAAGGCAAGAGCATCCTGGACAGCCGCGGCGGCCTGGTGTTCACCGCGGTCTGCGCGGCCGCGCTGCTGATCATCGTCGGCGTCGTGTTCGTCGAGCAGGGCCAGCGCCGCATCCCGGTGCAGTACGCCAAGCGCATGGTCGGCCGCAAGATGTACGGCGGCACCTCGACCTACCTGCCGCTGAAGGTCAACCAGGCCGGCGTCATCCCGGTCATCTTCGCCTCGTCGCTGATCTACATCCCGCACCTGATCACCCAGCTGATCCAGAGCGGGCGCAAGACGCCGAGCAACAACTGGTGGGACCGCTTCGTCGCGAACTACCTGACCAACCCGGCCGACCCGGTCTACATCGGCATCTATTTCGGTCTGATCATCTTCTTCACCTACTTCTACGTCTCGATCACGTTCAACCCCGACGAGCGGGCTGACGAGATGAAGAAGTTCGGTGGCTTCATTCCCGGCATCCGCCCGGGTAAGCCCACCGCCGACTACCTGCGCTACGTGCTGAACCGTATTACCCTTCCCGGGTCGATCTACCTGGGTGTGATCGCGGTTCTGCCCAACGTGTTCCTGCAGATGGGCAACAGCGGAGGCGTCCAGAACTTGCCGTTCGGCGGCACAGCGGTTCTGATCATGATTGGCGTCGGTCTGGATACCGTCAAACAGATCGAGAGCCAGCTCATGCAGCGCAACTACGAAGGGTTCCTGAAGTGAGAATCGTTTTGCTTGGACCGCCCGGCGCGGGCAAAGGAACGCAGGCGGTCAAGCTGGCGGAGAAGCTGGGAATCCCGCAGATCTCGACCGGCGATCTGTTCCGGCACAACATCAGCACCGGCACCGAGCTGGGGCTGGAGGCCAAGAAGTACCTCGACGCCGGTGACCTGGTGCCTGCCGCCCTCACCAACGCCCTGGTCGACGACCGGCTCGATGATGCCGACGTCACCGGCGGCTTCATCCTCGACGGC is a window from the Mycolicibacterium anyangense genome containing:
- the secY gene encoding preprotein translocase subunit SecY: MLSAFISSLRTVDLRRKILFTLGIVILYRVGASLPSPGVNYKNVHQCIEQVSGGSGAQIYSLINLFSGGALLQLTVFAVGVMPYITASIIVQLLTVVIPRFEQLRKEGQAGQAKMTQYTRYLAIALAILQATSIVALAANGGLLQGCTLDIIADQSIFALIIIVLVMTAGAALVMWMGELVTERGVGNGMSLLIFAGIAARIPAEGKSILDSRGGLVFTAVCAAALLIIVGVVFVEQGQRRIPVQYAKRMVGRKMYGGTSTYLPLKVNQAGVIPVIFASSLIYIPHLITQLIQSGRKTPSNNWWDRFVANYLTNPADPVYIGIYFGLIIFFTYFYVSITFNPDERADEMKKFGGFIPGIRPGKPTADYLRYVLNRITLPGSIYLGVIAVLPNVFLQMGNSGGVQNLPFGGTAVLIMIGVGLDTVKQIESQLMQRNYEGFLK